AAACGGTTTTCAAAGCGCGCCAGAAACAGGGCGCCTGTGGGCGGGGAATAGTGGTCGGATAAATCGGCGAGTTCCTGGTCGAAATTTTGGAAACACAGGCTGAACCCTAAGGATTCGGCGTATTCCTGAAAAAGGGCTTTCACTTTAGCGACGCGCTCAGGCGTGTTCGCTTCGATGATTTGGGTCATTTTTTAAATTCTCGCAGTCGCTGCTCGGCGATTTGTCTATTAATGCATTGAAACGATCAACTTTGATAAACTCGTAAAAAAGCTTGGGATGGCTAAGTTAAAAATTCGATATACAAGGCGTGGTGGTTATTTTTAATTGAGGCAATACATGTAGTATGCCTCAATTAAAAATAAGCGCTGCAACGCCGTAGATCGGATTTTTTACGACGCCATCAACTTTGGGTCAGGCAATGTCTTCGATTATTTGGTCTATCGCGTTGAGAAGAGGAGCCAGTTGTTTGTCGCATATTTTAAATATCGCCTCGGCGTTCACGTCAAAATAATGATGGCTGATGACATCCCTCAAACCCTTGACCTTCTTCCATTCCACTTGGTCATATCGGGCCAAAAGCGCATTATTTGTGATCTTGTCAATATTTTTGAGACTTTCCCCAATCGCGATCAATTGCATGCAGATCGCGTCAAGTTTTTCCATCCCGTAGTCCGAATGGGTGAACTCTTCATGTGATTTGAGAGGTTTGAAACGTTTTTGGATTTTTTCAATGGCCCCTTTGATCTGTTTCAGAATCTCAAGGGCAAGCTCTTTGTCATACATAAACCGCCTCGGCGTCGATTCTTTTTTTTAAAAATCCATTCATTTGGTCCCGGTAGCTGACGATATCCACCGGCATGAGCAAAATGTCTTCCAGATCCTGTTTGATTCCGATCATCAGAAATAAATCCTGTTCCTGGAGATGCAGCACAATGTCCACATCGTCGGGTTTTTTTTCTTCTCTTGCCAGGGAGCCGAAAACGCCCATTTTCAAGATTTTGTATCTTTCATAATTTTCATCTTTATACGTTTTCAGCAAATTCAGGATATCCTCTTTTTTCAGGCGGTTTTTCATGTTTTCTCTTCTTTTCGCAGGACGTGTTATCTGTGAAGCGTCCTCTTTTTCCTGTTACGAAATCAAACGAGTGTGGAATTATGACCGTGACGTCTTCCTCCAAAGCATTTTTATTTTTTGAAGGGATAAGAATACCAAAACGAGGTTGAATAATCAAGCCCAAGTCGCGCCGGCCCGCCGGATTTTCATTCTTTTCGGATTTTTTTCACAAAATCCGTTTGAATGATTTTTCGATGGTTTTCACCGGCCATTGAATCCAGGAGGGGCGGCCGTGGGGGCAGTGGGAGGGATGGTCGCATTCGTCCATTTCCTTTAAGAGATTTTTCATCTCTTCCATGGGCAGCCGCCGGCCGGATCGGACGGCGCTGTGGCAGGCGATCACCGCCATGCATTCGTCCAGGGCTTTTTCCACGCCCGGCGCGAAGCCGATTTCGGCCATTTTTTCGATCATGTCCGCGATGAGGCGTTTGATGTCCCGGTTGACGGCCATGGCCGGGACGGATTTCACCGCGAAGGTGTTTCCCCCGAAGGGCTCCACCTCAAAACCCATGGCGGCGAGATCCGGGATCATTTCTTTCAGGAGTCCGGCCTCCCGGTAGCCGGTCTCAATGGTTTCGGGAATCAGCAGATTCTGGACGTCCGGGCGGTTTTCAGCCATGCTTTTTTTAAGCTTTTCAAAAATGACGCGCTCGTGGGCCGCGTGCGGGTCGATGATGGCCAGCCCTTCCGGTGATTCGCAAAGGATGTAGGCGTTCTTGAGGCGGCCGATGATCCGCATGTCTGAAAAGCGCTTTTTTTCCCACAGGGGGGCCTGCTCCTCTTTTTTGGGGGGGCGGCTTTCCGGTTTTTCCCTCTTTGTCTCTTCCGGGGTTGTCACGGGTTTTTCACGGAATTTTATTTCCGCTTGCGGACGGGGGGCGGCGCGGCTTTCAGGGGAAGAGGGGCGGCGGGCCGGGGAAGGGCGGCCGGGGGAGACGGATGGGGTCCGCCCGGCATAGTCGCTCAATGTCTCAAAGACCCCGGCGGGCGAAGGCGCGCCCCCGCGAAGGGGTTTCGGCAAAGGGGGGAGCGGGGGACGCCGCCGGGCAAAAGGGGCGTCCAGCCCTTTCAAGGCGAGGGAAACGGCCCCGGCCACGGTTTCGTAAACGGCCCGGGGATCCGCGAATTTGACTTCCTGCTTGGCCGGGTGCACATTCACATCCACCTGATCAAAGGGCAGGGTCAAAAAAAGAACCGAGACCGGAAAACGGCCTTTCATCAGACGGCCTTCATATCCCTTTAAAAGCGCCTTTCGCATCACCGGGTCCCGGGCCGGGCGGCCGTTGATATACATGAATATCCGGGTCCCGGCGCTTCGGGCGCTATCGGGGGTCGATATCCAGCCGGACACGGACATGTCCCCGGGGGTTTCGGACTCCGCCCGGATCAGGCGGCCGGACAGATCGGCGCCCAGGACATCGATGATCCGGTCGGCCGGGTCCCGGACCGGGGGCCAGTTTTTGACGGCCCTTCCGTTATGGGAAAGGGTGAGGCGGACCTGGGGCCGCGCCATGGAAATGACCGCCACCGTGTCGGCGACGCGGCCCATCTCCGTTTGGGGGGTTTTTAAAAATTTTTTTCGGGCCGGGGTGTTGTAAAAAAGGTTTCTCACTGAAACCCGGGTTCCTTTGGGAAGGCCCGCCTCGGAGACTTTTTTCAGCCGGCCGCCCTCCATGAAAAGGACGGTTCCGGTCTCTGAGGCCTCATCCCGGGTCTCCAGCCTGAAACGGGACACCGAGGCGATGCTGGGCAGCGCCTCTCCCCGAAATCCCAGGGTTTGGATGGAGAACAGGTCGTCGTCGGTGAAAATTTTTCCCGTGGCGTAGCGCTCAATGGACAGCATGGCGTCGTCGCGGCCCATGCCCTCGCCGTTGTCCGACACTTGGATGAGCGATTTTCCCCCGTTTTCCACAGCGATGTCCACGCGCGAGCTTCGGGCGTCCAGGGCGTTTTCAACCAGCTCCTTCACCACGGAGGCGGGCCGCTCCACCACCTCGCCGGCGGCGATTTTGTTGGAAAGAATCTCCGGAAGGACCCTGATCCCGGCCATGGGTCAAAGGCCCCCTTCCGTCTCTTCCCCCCGGGCCAGCCGTCCCAGAAAATCCACATTTTTTGGGGACAGGTCGAATTTCATCCCGGCCTCGCCAACCAGCGCGTCGGGTTTTTTTTCGGGGTTTGAGAGGCGCTGTTCCGAGATCCACTTGACGGCTTTTCGAATGTCTTCGCCTTCAGGCTGTATGCTCATGGCGGTCTCCTTTATAAAGGGGGTTTTCGGGCGCGAAAATCCGAGTTTTGCTCCAGGTTCCAGGCTGTTTTGAAAAGCGCGCCCTCGTTGAAATGTCGGGCGGTCATCTGAAGACCGATGGGAAGCCCATTGGATGAAAAACCGCAGGGGACCGATATTCCCGGAACGCCCGCCAGGTTGGCCGAAAGGGTGAAAACGTCCGAGAGATACATGGCCAGGGGATCGTCGACGATTTCCCCGATCTCAAGCGCCGGGGTGGGGGCGGTGGGCGAGGCGATGACATCGCATGTCTCAAAGGCTTTTTCGTAGTCGGCCTTGATCAGGGTCCTGGCCTGGGACGCCTTTTTGTAATAGGCGTCATAGTACCCGGCCGACAGACAGTAGGTCCCTATGATGATTCGGCGCTTCACCTCCCGGCCGAATCCCCTGGAGCGCGTGTTTCGGTACATGTCCATGAGGGCGGTCTGGTCTTTGTCCCGAAAGCCATATTTGATC
The DNA window shown above is from Candidatus Desulfarcum epimagneticum and carries:
- a CDS encoding Antitoxin yields the protein MYDKELALEILKQIKGAIEKIQKRFKPLKSHEEFTHSDYGMEKLDAICMQLIAIGESLKNIDKITNNALLARYDQVEWKKVKGLRDVISHHYFDVNAEAIFKICDKQLAPLLNAIDQIIEDIA
- a CDS encoding putative nucleotidyltransferase (Evidence 3 : Putative function from multiple computational evidences) is translated as MKNRLKKEDILNLLKTYKDENYERYKILKMGVFGSLAREEKKPDDVDIVLHLQEQDLFLMIGIKQDLEDILLMPVDIVSYRDQMNGFLKKRIDAEAVYV
- the mutL gene encoding DNA mismatch repair protein MutL; this translates as MAGIRVLPEILSNKIAAGEVVERPASVVKELVENALDARSSRVDIAVENGGKSLIQVSDNGEGMGRDDAMLSIERYATGKIFTDDDLFSIQTLGFRGEALPSIASVSRFRLETRDEASETGTVLFMEGGRLKKVSEAGLPKGTRVSVRNLFYNTPARKKFLKTPQTEMGRVADTVAVISMARPQVRLTLSHNGRAVKNWPPVRDPADRIIDVLGADLSGRLIRAESETPGDMSVSGWISTPDSARSAGTRIFMYINGRPARDPVMRKALLKGYEGRLMKGRFPVSVLFLTLPFDQVDVNVHPAKQEVKFADPRAVYETVAGAVSLALKGLDAPFARRRPPLPPLPKPLRGGAPSPAGVFETLSDYAGRTPSVSPGRPSPARRPSSPESRAAPRPQAEIKFREKPVTTPEETKREKPESRPPKKEEQAPLWEKKRFSDMRIIGRLKNAYILCESPEGLAIIDPHAAHERVIFEKLKKSMAENRPDVQNLLIPETIETGYREAGLLKEMIPDLAAMGFEVEPFGGNTFAVKSVPAMAVNRDIKRLIADMIEKMAEIGFAPGVEKALDECMAVIACHSAVRSGRRLPMEEMKNLLKEMDECDHPSHCPHGRPSWIQWPVKTIEKSFKRIL
- a CDS encoding conserved hypothetical protein (Evidence 4 : Unknown function but conserved in other organisms); amino-acid sequence: MSIQPEGEDIRKAVKWISEQRLSNPEKKPDALVGEAGMKFDLSPKNVDFLGRLARGEETEGGL